Within Ramlibacter henchirensis, the genomic segment CTGGACTTCCTGCTGGCGCAAGGAAGCAGGCAGCTGCGCCATCGGCAGCAAAGCGCGGTAGGCGACGTGCCCGCTGGCCGGCGCTGGGCCATCGCCAAGCAGCTGGGTTCTCAGCGCACTCCACACGCCGTCGGCCACCGCGAGCGCGTCGGCTTCCACCATCGTGCCGCCCACCAGGTCCGCCTGCGCCGTTTCGCCATCGACCCGCGCGCCCGCGATGGCGTGGCCGGCGTGCAGGTGCGCGCCGGCTTGCGCGGCCGCATCCAGCAGCACCGTGTGCAGGTCGGCGCGGTGCAGGGTCAGGTAAGGCGCCGCGTAGCGCTCTCGTGCCGTGGCGCCCAGGCGCAGGACGCCGAGCTCGCGTCCGTCGACCGCGTCACGCACCGAGAGGCGCGGCGGCTCATAGGGCCGCAGCGCGGGATGATCCAGCAGGTTCCACTCGCGCAGGATGCGCGTTGCGTTCGGCCCGAGTTGCAGCCCGGCCCCCGCTTCCGCGAAAGCCGCGGCCTTCTCGAACACGCGGACCTCCCAGCCCGCCGCACGCGCGCCCACCGCGGCCGCGAGCCCCGCGATGCCGCCTCCCGCGACGAGGATGTCGTGTGCCATCGCGGCGCATTGTGCCGCGATGTGATGCGGATTCAGCCGGCGCTTGCCGCTTCAGGCATCAGGCCGCGAGCAGCTGCCGCAACACGAACGGAAGGATCCCGCCGTGGCGGTAGTACTGCACCTCGATCGCCGTGTCGATGCGCAGCGTGACGCTGATCTCCTGCCGGCTCCCATCCGAGCGGCGCACCACCACGGTGGCGTCGCTCTGCGGACGTAGCGCCGGGTCGGGGATCACGTCCACGAGTTCCGAGCCGTCCAGCCGCAGCGACTGCCAGGTGTCCGCGCCCTTGAACTGCAGCGGCAGCACGCCCATGCCCACCAGGTTGCTGCGGTGGATGCGCTCGAAGCTGCGCGCGATCACCGCCTTGATGCCCAGCAGCTGCGTGCCCTTGGCCGCCCAGTCGCGCGAGGAGCCGGTGCCGTATTCCTCGCCCGCGAAGATCACCGTGGGACGGCCTTCGGCCATGTACTTCATGGCCGCGTCGAAGATGAACATCTTCTCCGGCCGGCCCTCGGCGCCGCGGTAGACCGTCAGCCCGCCCTCCTCGCGCGAGCCGTCCGGCATCGCCGGGATCATCAGGTTCTTGATGCGCACGTTGGCGAAGGTGCCGCGCATCATCACGTCGTGGTTGCCGCGGCGAGCGCCGTAGCTGTTGAAGTCCGGCTTCATCACGCCGTGCGCCAGCAGCCACTGGCCGGCCGGCGAGCTCTCCTTGATGGAGCCGGCGGGCGAGATGTGGTCGGTGGTGATCGAGTCGCCGAACAGCGCCATGATGCGCGCGTTGCGCACCGACACGTCCTGCTGCGGATCGTTGGCCGGCGGCTGCGGATCGAACGTCGTGAACAGCGGCGGCTCGGCGATGTAGGTGCTGGCCGGCCAGGCATAGGTCTCGCCCGAGACGCCGTGGATGCCCTTCCACAGCTCGCCGGGCTCGGCCTTCACCTTCTCGTAGTTGCGGCGGTAGGCGTCTCCGTCCATCGCGTAGCGCATCAGGCGGTGGATCTCGTCACTCGAGGGCCAGATGTCGCCCAGCCACACGTCCTTGCCGCCGTGGCCCTTGCCCACCGGCTCGGTCATCAGGTCCCGCAGCACGGTGCCTGCCAGCGCGTACGCCACCACCAGCGGCGGGCTGGCCAGGAAGTTGGCCTTGATGTTGGGGTGGATGCGCGCCTCGAAATTGCGGTTGCCCGACAGCACCGCGCAGCACACCAGGTCGCTCTTGGCGATCGCCTCGTTGATCTCCGGCGCCAGGTCGCCCGAGTTGCCGATGCAGGTGGTGCAGCCGTAGCCGGCCACCGTGAAACCGAGCTGCTCCAGGTACGGCAGCAGTCCGGCCTTCTCCAGGTATTCTGTGACGATGCGGGAGCCGGGCGCGAGCGAGGTCTTGATGTGCGGCTGCACCTTCATGCCCGCCTCGACCGCCTTCTTGGCCAGCAGCCCCGCGGCCAGCAGCACGCCGGGGTTGGAGGTGTTGGTGCAGCTGGTGATCGCCGCGATCAGCACGTCGCCGTTGCCGATCGTGATGTGCTGCGCGGCCGACGGAGTGGACGGCGCCTCGTGCTGCGCGGAGGCCAGCGTCGGCTTGTTGTATTCCATCTCGGTCTCGGACACGAGCGCAGCCGGCTTGAGCGGCGGGTTGGCCGGCACCTTGGTGTCGGGCGTCTCGCCGCCCGCGTGCAGGAGGTGGCGCGATTGCAGCGTCTCGGCCTGCTTGTTGAAGCCGTTCTCGGTGGGCGGCTTGCTGAACAGGCTGGTGAACTGCCTGGCGACGCTGCCCAGTTCGATCCGGTCCTGCGGGCGCTTGGGGCCCGACAGGCTGGGCGTGACGTCGCCCAGGTCCAGCTTCACCACCTGCGAGTAATCGACCTCGCCCGCCAGCGGGATGCCGAACAGGCCCTGCGCGCGGAAGTAAGCCTCGAGCGCGTCGATCTCCTCCTTGCCGCGGCCGGTGCCGCGGAAGTACTCGATGGTCTTCTCGTCCACGGGGAAGAAGCCCATGGTGGCGCCGTACTCGGGCGCCATGTTGCCGATGGTGGCGCGGTCCGGCACCGCGAGAGTGCGCGTGCCCTCGCCGAAGAACTCGACGAACTTGCCGACGACCTTGTGCTTGCGCAGGAGCTCGGTGACGGTGAGCACCAGGTCGGTGGCCGTGCAGCCTTCGCGCAGGCGGCCGGTGAGTTCGAAGCCCACGACGTCGGGCGTGAGCATGTAGACCGGCTGGCCCAGCATCGCCGCCTCGGCCTCGATGCCGCCCACGCCCCAGCCCACCACGCCGACGCCGTTGATCATCGTGGTGTGGCTGTCGGTGCCCACCAGCGAATCGGGGTAGTACACGCCCTGCGGCGTGCTGTACACGCCGCGTGCCAGGTACTCCAGGTTGACCTGGTGCACGATCCCGAAGCCCGGCGGCACCACGCCGAAGGTCTTGAAGGCCTGCATGCCCCACTTCATGAATTCATAGCGCTCGCGGTTGCGCTTGAATTCGAGACGCATGTTGAGGTCCAGCGCATCCTTGGTGCCGTAGTGGTCCACCATCACGGAGTGGTCCACCACCAGGTCGACCGGCACCAGCGGTTCGATGCGGCCGGGGTCGCGGCCCAGCCGCGCGGCGGCGCTGCGCATCGCGGCCAGGTCGGCCAGCAGCGGCACGCCGGTGAAGTCCTGCAGCACGACGCGCGCCACCACGAAGGGAATCTCCTCGGTGCGCGATGCGTTGGGCGACCAGTTGGCGACCTGCCGCACATGCTCGGCCGTCACCTTCAGGCCGTCGCAGTTGCGCAGCACCGACTCGAGCACGATGCGCATCGAGACCGGCAGGCGGCGGATGTTGGGAAACTCTTCCGCGAGCACCGGCAGCGAGTACAGGCTGCCGGTCTTGCGGCCGAACTTGAAGCTCTTCAGGGTGTGGGCAAACGCGTGGGGCATCGGGTCCTCCTGCCGTGATGAGTTCTTGGTTGGAGCAGGGCTGCTCGGGGCAAGCATTGTGCCGCCGCGGGCGTCGGCATGGGGACAGGAGGGACGTGCCCGCCGGGGGCGCGAATCAGGCGGGCAGGTAGCGGACGGCGAGCACTCCGTCGATGGCGCGAAGGGTCTCGAGCACGTCGTCGCTCACCGCGCTGTCCACGTCCACCAGCGTGTACGCCATCTCGCCGCGCGACTTGTTGACCATGTTGTGGATGTTCAGGCCCGCGTGCGCCATCGCGGTGGAGATCTGGCCCACCATGTTCGGCACGTTGGCGTTGGCGATGCCCACGCGATAGGCCGATTCGCGCGCCATCGACACGGCGGGGAAGTTCACGGCATTGACGATGTTGCCGTTCTCCAGGTAGTCGCGCAGCTGCTCCGCCACCATGACGGCGCAGTTGTCCTCGGCTTCCCGCGTGGACGCACCCAGGTGCGGCAGCGCGATCACCTTCGGGTGGCGCAGGACCGCCGCGCTCGGGAAGTCGCACACATAGCGGCCCAGGTGGCCGGAATCGAGCGCACGCAGCACCGCGGCATCGTCCACTACGCCTTCACGGGAGAAATTGAGCAGCACCGCGCCGGGCTTCATCAGGCGAACGTTGTCGGCGTTCACCATGTGGCGCGTGGCGTCGACCAGCGGGACGTGCAGCGACACGAACTGCGCGTTCCTCAGCACCTCGGACACGCTGGCCGCCTTGCGCACCTGCGAAGGCAGGCTCCAGGCCGCATCGACAGTGATCTCCGGGTCGTGCCCCAGCACGTTCATGCCCATCTGGATCGCGGCGTGCGCGACCAGGCAGCCGATCTTGCCGAGACCGATCACGCCGAGCGTCTGGCCGGCAAGCTCGAAACCCGCGAAGGGCTTCTTGCCGTTCTCGACCTGTTCGTCCAGGCCTGGCGCTGCCGGGTCCAGCGACTCGACGAAGCGCAATGCCCCGGGCAGGTTGCGCGCCGCCAGCAGCATGCCGGCCAGCACCAGCTCCTTGACCGCGTTGGCATTCGCGCCTGGCGCATTGAAGACCGGAACGCCGCGCGCGCTGAGGACCTTGACGGGGATGTTGTTGGTGCCCGCGCCGGCGCGCGCGATGGCCTGCACGCTGGCGGGGATGTCCATCGAATGCATGTCGGCCGAGCGCACCAGCACCGCATCCGGCGCGTCGATGGACTTGCCGACCTGATAGCGGCCGGCCGGCAGCCGCTGCAGGCCCAGCTCGGAAATCTGGTTCAGCACCAGGACCTGGAACGGCCGCGCGGCATTAGCCATGCTGCTTCTCGAATTCCTGCATGTAGGCGACCAGCGCCTTCACGCCTTCGATGGGCATCGCGTTGTAGATCGACGCGCGCATGCCGCCCACCGAGCGGTGGCCCTTGAGCTGGATCATTCCTCGCGCCTGCGCGCCCTTGAGGAAGGCTTCGTCGAGCGAGTCGTCCTTGAGCTTGAAGGGCACGTTCATCAGCGAACGGTCCTCCTTCGCGACCGGGTTGCGGTAGAAGCTGCTCGCGTCCAGGTAGTCGTAGAGGATGCGCGCCTTGGCGCGGTTGTGTTCTTCCATCGCCGCCAGGCCGCCATTCGCCTTGACGTGCCTGTAGACCAGCCCGGCGATGTAGATCGCGTAGGTCGGCGGCGTGTTGTACATGGAGTCGTTCTCGGCCTGCAGCTGGTAGTTGAAGGCAGAGGGCGTGATCGGCAGCGCATGGCCGAGCAGGTCGTCGCGCACGATCACCACGGTCACGCCGGACGGGCCCATGTTCTTCTGCGCGCCGGCGTAGATCAGGCCGTAGCGGCTGACGTCGATCGGCCGCGAGAGGATGTTGGACGACATGTCGGCCACCAGCGGCACGCTGCCTGTGTCGGGCGTCCAGTGGTACTCGACGCCGCCGATGGTTTCGTTCGAGCAGATGTGGACGTAGGCGGCCTGGGGGTCCAGCTTCCACTCCGACTGCTTCGGGATCGCGGTGAACTTGCTGGCCTCGCCGGTGGCGGCCGTGTTGACCTTGCCGTAGTTCTTCGCTTCCTTGACCGACTTCTTGGACCAGTCGCCGGTGACCACGTAGTCGGCCGTGCCGGTGCGGCCGATCAGGTTGAGCGGAACGATCGCGTTCTCGCCGATCGCGCCGCCCTGCATGAAGAGCACCTTGTAGTTGGACGGAATGCCCATGAGCTCGCGCAGCATCGCCTCGGCCTCGGCATGGATAGCGATGAACTCCTTGCCGCGGTGGCTCATCTCCATGACCGACATGCCGCTGCCGTGCCAGTCGAGCATCTCCTCGGCGGCCTGGCGCAGGACGGCTTCGGGCAGGGTGGCGGGTCCGGGGCTGAAGTTGAAGACGCGGGGCATGAAGGGCTTCTCGGGCAGTGTTGAAAGGGAGTCGGACAGCATACAAGAAGCCCCCATGCCCCTGCCGGGCTCAGCCCAGCGCGGTGCGAGGCGTGGCAGCGCCGCGCCTCAAACCCATCCACTGCAGGTCCGCCAGCACCAGCACGGCGACCGCTTGCGCGGCGATCCAGGCGATGCCCAGGGCGGTGGGCTGCAGCAGCGCGACCACCGCAGCGCAACCGATCGCCCACGCCACATTGCCGATGGCAAACAGGGCGACCCAGCCGCGCGGCGGCACTTCACGCGTCGCCGCCCACGCAGCCATCAGCGCATACGCGACGAGGAAGATGCCGCTGTCCAGCAGCAGCGTTTGCGGCAAGCCGAAGAGGCGCGGCAGCGCATCGATCGCGCTCAGCTGCAGCGTGCCCGTCGCCAGGCACGAGGCCGCGTCGGCCCAGAGCACGCCGCGAAGGAATCGGGGGGAAGAAGCGAAAGTGGACATGGAGAAGCTCCCGGTGGGTTGGACAGGCCTTCATCGTGGTCGCGCCCCCTCACCCGGTCCATGACGTCCCAGGTCATGGAAGCGCCGCGCGCAGGGCCTAGCATTCGCCCCATGAGCTCCGCCACCGCGCTTGCCCGCCCCGCCGCCCCGCAGCCCTTCGGGGCGCACTTGCGCCATTGGCGGCAGCACCGCCGACTGTCGCAACAAGGTTTGGCCGAGGAGGCCGAAATCTCCACCCGCCACCTGAGCTTCGTGGAAACCGGGCGGGCCCTGCCCAGCCGCGAGATGGTGATGCGGCTGGCGGAGCGCCTGAACGTGCCGCTGCGCGAGCGCAATGCGATGCTGGTCGCGGCGGGCTATGCGCCGATGTACCGCGAGCGGCCGCTGGACGATCCGGCGCTCTCACCAGCTCGCGAGGCCGTGGAGCTGATCCTGCGGGCGCACGAGCCCAACCCGGCGCTCGCCGTGGACCGGCACTGGAACCTGGTGGCCGGCAACCGGATGCTGCCGCACGTGATGGCCGGTGCCGACCCGCAGCTGCTGCAGGGCCGCGTCAACGTGCTGCGCCTGAGCCTGCACCCGGGCGGGCTGGCGCCGAGGATCGTCAACCTCGGCCAGTGGCGCGAGCATCTGTTCGAGCGCCTTCGCCAGCAGGTGCAGGCCACCGGCGACTCGACGCTCGCGGCATTGCTGGAGGAGTTGCGCGCCTATCCCGTGCCGGAAGGCGCGCACGACACACGGCTGGAAGGCGAGCACGTGGGCGTGGCGCTGCCGCTGCAGATGCGAACGCCCGACGGCAGCGTGCTCACCTTCATCAGCACCACGACCGTGTTCGGCACCGCGGTGGACGTGACGGTGCAGGAGCTGACGCTGGAAACCTTTTTCCCGCTGGATGCCGCGACAGGCGAGGCGCTGCGGCGCATCGCCTCCGCGTGATGCGTCAGGCCGCGCCGGCGGGTTGCGGCTGCGCGTCCGCCGGCGGGCCGCCGGCCTTGATCTGCATCTCGAAGGCGCGCAGGCGCTTGTAGACCGACATCAGTTCGACGATGGTGCTCCAGCTGAGCACGAGGAACTGGAAGGCGCTCTCCACCCGGCCGAAGGCGCGCACGATCTGCTGCATCACGCCGAGGGTGACGACGCCGGCCACCAGAGTCGGCCCGAGCGCCACGTAGGGCACGAGCACGCCGACCTGGAGGTAGGACCACTTGGCCACGTCGAAGTACAGGTAGTGGAAGAACAGGGTGAAGTAGTTGCGCCGCACGTTGCCGAAGAGGCGCCCGACTTCCGGCGGCTGAGCCCGGTCGTGGTGGTCCTCGCCGTACACCAGCTCCTTGCGGTAGGCCGCCTCCACGCGCTGGTTCTGGAACTGCAGGCCGGGCAGCTTGATGCCGACCACCGCCAGCAGCACGGTGCCGCCGAGCGCGAAACCGATGGCCACCCACACCAGCGAGTAGTGCACCGGCCCGATCCACGGCAGCTCGGTGACCTTGGCCGACAGCCCGGCCAGGATCGGCAGGAAGGCGAACAGCACCATCAGGCTGCGCATGAACTCGATGCCCAGGCCCTCCATGATCGAGGCGAAGCGCATCGTGTCCTCCTGCACGCGCTGCGCCGCGCCCTCGATGTGGCGCAGCTTGTCCCAGTGCGCCATGTAGTAGTCGTTCATCGCCGTGCGCCAGCGGAAGATGTAGTGCTTGATGAAGAAGTCCAGCACGACGGCCACCATGACGAAGATCATCGCGATGTTCAGGAAGGTCTGCAGCTGGTCCCAGTACTCGGCGATGGTGATGCTGCCGGGCTTGGCCAGCGCCTTCTGCACCACGTCGTAGAAGGTGCCGAACCACTCGTTGATCTTCACGTCGAGCTGCACCCGGTACCAGGTGGCGAAGAGGATGAGCGCGGTACCGGCGATCGACCAGTGGAACCACTGGCGCGACAGGAAGAAGGACTTGAACATTCTGGCGATCCTCGGTTCGGGGTCGCAGATGCTAACCGCTGCTCGTCTGCGCACGAGGTGTCGGAGCGGCCGCACATCCGTCGGCGGACGCTTCCGACTGCCGGGGCTGCGGACCGGCGCCCACACTCGCGGCAACCTCCCCGACAGATCGAAGGAATACCCATGAGCAAGGACAAGACCCCCCACGAGCGCCTGTGGGAAATGATCAAGGACATCCGCTTCGGCATGCTGACCCACCGCCATCCCGAAGGCGGCCTGCATGCCCATCCCCTCACGACACAGGGCAAGGCGCTGGGCGAGAAGGGCGTGCTGTACTTCTTCGTCTCACGCGCGACGGAAGTCGGCCAGCGCCTGCGCACCGACGGCAACGTCAACGTCTCCTATTCCGATCCGCACAAGGACGTCTACGTGTCCATCACCGGCCGTGCCGTGGTCAGCGAGGACATGGATGCCAAGCAGCGCCTGTTCAACCCGATGGCCAAGGCCTGGTTCCCGGGCGGCCCCACCGATCCCGACCTGGAACTGGTGGAGGTGCACATCACCCACGCCGAGTACTGGGACGTGAAGGAAAGCAAGCCGACCCAGCTGTTCAAGATGGCGGCCGCGGCCATCAGCGGCGAGCGGCCCAAGCTGGGCGAGCACAAGGAAGTCGCGGTCTGACCCCCCAACCCGAACCGAAGGAAGCACCATGGAGACGACGAGCCAGCGGCTGTGCGCGGCCGCGATTGCATTGACGATCACCGCCATCGCCGGCGGCGCGGCCTGGGCGCGCGGCGGCGCCGGGGCTGCGGCGGGGGCGGCAGGCGGCGGCGCGGCAAGTACCGGCACGGCCACCGGTGGCGCGGCCGGCGGTGGAACGGCGGCTGGCGGAACCACCGGCGGCACGGCGACCGGCGGAGCTGCGGGCGGCGGCGCGGCTGGAGGCGCTGCTGCCAGTGGCGGCGCGGGCACCGGCGCTGCGGGCACTGGCGGTGCTGCGAGCGGCGGGACCGCCGCCGGCGGGACCGGTTCATCCGGCGGAACCGGCGCAGCGGGTACTTCGGCCGGCGCTGGAGCCGGAACGAGCGGCGGAACGGGAGGCGGCGCTGGAACGAGCGCAGGTGGCGGGACCGGCGGTGATTCCGCCGGCGCGGGCGCGGATGCCGGCGTCGCGGTACCCGGCACCGGGTCGGGTGCGGCGGGCACCAATACCGCCGGACCGGGCAGCGCCCCGGCCACGACCGCGGGCACGGACACCGGTTCCACGGGTTCGACCGGCACGCTGGGCGGTGCTCCGGCCGGGGGCCCGAGCGGCACCCGGTTGCCGAGCCGCTGACGCCAAGAAAAAGCGGCCCGAGGGCCGCTTGTCCTTTCCTGCGCTGCGAGCGTCAGGCGGGCACGGTGTCGGCCACCTTGCGGAAGTCCTCGATCCGGTCGAAGTTCATGTACTGGTAGATCTTGTCGCCGTTGGCGTTGATCACGCCGATGTCGGCCATGTACTCATCGCGTGTCGGGATGCGGCCCAAGCGCGAGCAGATCGCCGCCAGTTCGGCGGAACCCAGGAACACGTTGGTGTTCTTGCCCAGCCGGTTGGGGAAGTTGCGCGTGCTGGTGGACATCACCGTCGCGCCCTCGCGCACTTGCGCCTGGTTGCCCATGCACAGCGAACAGCCGGGCATCTCCATGCGCGCACCCGCGACGCCGAGCACGCCGTAGTGGCCTTCCTCGGTGAGCTGCTTCTGGTCCATCCTGGTCGGCGGCGCGACCCACAGCTTGACCGGGATGTCGCGCTTGCCTTCCAGCAGCTTCGAAGCGGCGCGGAAGTGGCCGATGTTGGTCATGCACGAGCCGATGAAGACTTCGTCGATCTTGGCGCCCGCGACGTCGGAGAGCGTCTTCACGTCGTCCGGGTCGTTCGGGCAGGCGACGATGGGCTCGGTGATCTGGGCCAGGTCGATCTCGATCACGGCGGCGTACTCGGCGTCCTTGTCCGCCTTGAGCAGCTTCGGATCCTTCAGCCAGGCTTCCTGCGCGGCGATGCGGCGGGCCAGCGTGCGGGCGTCGGCGTAGCCGTTGGCGATCATCCAGCGCATCAGGGTGATGTTGCTCTGGATGTACTCCATCACCGGTTCCTTGTTCAGATGCACGGTGCAGGCCGCGGCGGAGCGCTCGGCAGAGGCGTCGGACAGCTCGAACGCCTGTTCCACCTTCAGGTCGGGCAGGCCCTCGATCTCCAGGATGCGGCCGGAGAAGACGTTCTTCTTGCCGGCCTTGGCCACCGTCAGCAGGCCCTGCTTGATGGCGTATAGCGGGATCGCGTTGACCAGGTCGCGCAGCGTCACGCCGGACTGCATCTTGCCCTTGAAGCGCACCAGCACCGACTCGGGCATGTCCAGCGGCATCACGCCGGTGGCGGCGGCGAAGGCCACGAGGCCGGAGCCGGCCGGGAAGCTGATGCCGATCGGGAAGCGCGTGTGCGAGTCGCCGCCCGTGCCCACCGTGTCGGGCAGCAGGAAGCGGTTGAGCCAGCTGTGGATCACGCCGTCGCCCGGGCGCAGCGAGACGCCGCCGCGGGTGGAGATGAACTCCGGCAGCTCATGGTGCGTCTTGACGTCCACCGGCTTCGGGTACGCCGCCGTGTGGCAGAACGACTGCATGACGAGGTCGGCCGAGAAGCCCAGGCACGCCAGGTCCTTCAGCTCGTCGCGCGTCATCGGCCCGGTGGTGTCCTGCGAACCCACCGACGTCATCTTCGGCTCGCAGTAGGTGCCCGGGCGGATGCCCTGCCCCTCCGGCAGGCCGCAGGCGCGGCCGACCATCTTCTGCGCCAGCGTGAAGCCCTTGCCGCTGTCCTTGGGCGCCTGGGGCAGGCGGAACAGCGTCGAAGGCGGCAGGCCCAGCGCTTCGCGCGCCTTGGCCGTGAGGCCGCGGCCGATGATCAGCGGGATGCGGCCGCCGGCGCGCACCTCGTCGAACAGCACTTCGCTCTTGACCCTGAACTCGGCGATCACCTGGCCGTTCTTCAGCGCCTTGCCTTCGTAGGGGCGCAGCTCGATCGTGTCGCCCATCTCCATTTTCGAGACGTCCAGCTCGATCGGCAGCGCGCCCGCGTCTTCCATCGTGTTGTAGAAGATCGGCGCGATCTTGCCGCCCAGGCACACGCCGCCGAAGCGCTTGTTCGGAACGAACGGGATGTCCTCGCCGGTCCACCACAGCACGCTGTTGGTGGCCGACTTGCGCGAGGAGCCGGTGCCCACCACGTCGCCGACATAGGCGACCAGGTGGCCCTTGGCCTTGAGCTCCTGCAGCAGCTTCATCGGGCCGCGCTTGCCCTCCTCGTCCGGCACGATGCCCGGGCGCGGGTTCTTCAGCATCGCCAGCGCGTGCAACGGGATGTCGGGGCGGCTCCACGCATCGGGCGCAGGCGACAGGTCGTCGGTGTTGGTCTCGCCGCCCACCTTGAACACGGTGAGCGTCATCGACTTCGGCACCTCGGGACGCGAGGTGAACCACTCGGCGTCGGCCCAGCTTTTCAGCACGGCCTTGGCGTTGGCGTTGCCCTTGTCGGCCTTTTCCTTGACGTCATGGAACTGGTCGAACATCAGCAGCGTCTTCTTGAGCGCTTCCGCCGCGACGGCGCCGACTTCCGCGTCGTCCAGCAGGTCGATCAGCGGGCCGATGTTGTAGCCGCCCAGCATAGTGCCCAGCAGCTGCGTGGCCTTCTCGCGGCTGATGATCATGCACTTCTCGCTGCCGAGCGCCACGGCGGCCAGGTAGCTGGCCTTGACCTTGGCGGCATCGTCCACGCCGGCCGGCACGCGGTGGGTGATCAGGTCCAGCAGGAAGTCGGCCTCCGCGGCCGACGGGTTCTTCAGCAGCTCGATCAGGCCGGCCGTCTGTTGCGCGGTCAGCGGCAGCGGCGGGATGCCGAGCGCCGCGCGTTCGGCGACGTGGGACACATAGGCTTGCAGCATGGATTCTCCGTCTTGGGTGCGTTGGTGTTAGTTGGTACGGGCGGGCGATTCGGGCGCCGGCGCAGGGGCTGCCGGTGCGGACGAGCCGGCCGGGAAGGTGACGGTCGCGGACGCGGGCGCGGAAGCCGGCGTGCCGGGCGGCTGCGCGGCGGCTCCGGCCTGCGCGGGCGTCGGCGCGTCGAGGATGCTGGGACGCGGATTGCGCTTGAGTTCCTCGGCGAAAGTGATCTGCTGCGGGCTCTGGCACTCGTCGGCCAGGCGCCGGCCGAGCTTTTGGCTCATCAGCATCGACTTGTTGCCCAGCTGCAGCCACATCGCGCCGCGCTTCGGGTCCTCGAGGCGGATCGCGCCCGTGCGGCTTTCCACCGGGTGCATCAGGAAGCGATAGCCCTTGGTGCTCACGACGAAGAGGCCGGTGCGGCGCGCCCCGCGCACCTTCACCGTGGCGCCGAGCTCGCACGGCATGTCGCCGACGTAGACCTGCTTGGCGATCTCGAGGTCGGCGTCGCTGATCTTGATGCTGGGGTCGTCGTCGATCGGCGTGACTTCCTCGACCGCCTTCTGCGCGGAGCGCGCCAGGGCCGGCTTGGTGCCGCTCGCCTTGTTCGCCGCGGGCGAGGAAGCGGCCTGCGACTTCTTTTCGGCCGGGGCCGTGACCGTCTGGGCCAGGGCCGGCGCGGCCGCGGCGATCCACAGCGCCGCAGCGGCGCCGATGAGGGTGGCTTGCATGCTTGTCTCCGTCTTCAATGTGTTCATGCGCCGGCGAACCAGCGCTGGGCCTCGGCCGGCATCCGGCTCGTCGTGCGGTGCGCCCTTTCGAGCACCTGCCAATGGAACCGGTAGCTGGCGCG encodes:
- a CDS encoding FAD-dependent monooxygenase, translated to MAHDILVAGGGIAGLAAAVGARAAGWEVRVFEKAAAFAEAGAGLQLGPNATRILREWNLLDHPALRPYEPPRLSVRDAVDGRELGVLRLGATARERYAAPYLTLHRADLHTVLLDAAAQAGAHLHAGHAIAGARVDGETAQADLVGGTMVEADALAVADGVWSALRTQLLGDGPAPASGHVAYRALLPMAQLPASLRQQEVQAWLGPRMHLVRYPVRGGEALNIVAFIEGRAEAAWDQDAGDGELRAVARASCRELQALVETVDHWRLWPVHDRPPLRSENAMALGRAVLLGDAAHPMRPYLAQGAGMALEDALALQKVLAACSDRVLDVPTSLRRFALDRWQRCARVQARSRRNGWIFHADGALRLARNLSMRIGGERLLDLPWLYGA
- a CDS encoding aconitate hydratase, coding for MPHAFAHTLKSFKFGRKTGSLYSLPVLAEEFPNIRRLPVSMRIVLESVLRNCDGLKVTAEHVRQVANWSPNASRTEEIPFVVARVVLQDFTGVPLLADLAAMRSAAARLGRDPGRIEPLVPVDLVVDHSVMVDHYGTKDALDLNMRLEFKRNRERYEFMKWGMQAFKTFGVVPPGFGIVHQVNLEYLARGVYSTPQGVYYPDSLVGTDSHTTMINGVGVVGWGVGGIEAEAAMLGQPVYMLTPDVVGFELTGRLREGCTATDLVLTVTELLRKHKVVGKFVEFFGEGTRTLAVPDRATIGNMAPEYGATMGFFPVDEKTIEYFRGTGRGKEEIDALEAYFRAQGLFGIPLAGEVDYSQVVKLDLGDVTPSLSGPKRPQDRIELGSVARQFTSLFSKPPTENGFNKQAETLQSRHLLHAGGETPDTKVPANPPLKPAALVSETEMEYNKPTLASAQHEAPSTPSAAQHITIGNGDVLIAAITSCTNTSNPGVLLAAGLLAKKAVEAGMKVQPHIKTSLAPGSRIVTEYLEKAGLLPYLEQLGFTVAGYGCTTCIGNSGDLAPEINEAIAKSDLVCCAVLSGNRNFEARIHPNIKANFLASPPLVVAYALAGTVLRDLMTEPVGKGHGGKDVWLGDIWPSSDEIHRLMRYAMDGDAYRRNYEKVKAEPGELWKGIHGVSGETYAWPASTYIAEPPLFTTFDPQPPANDPQQDVSVRNARIMALFGDSITTDHISPAGSIKESSPAGQWLLAHGVMKPDFNSYGARRGNHDVMMRGTFANVRIKNLMIPAMPDGSREEGGLTVYRGAEGRPEKMFIFDAAMKYMAEGRPTVIFAGEEYGTGSSRDWAAKGTQLLGIKAVIARSFERIHRSNLVGMGVLPLQFKGADTWQSLRLDGSELVDVIPDPALRPQSDATVVVRRSDGSRQEISVTLRIDTAIEVQYYRHGGILPFVLRQLLAA
- a CDS encoding phosphoglycerate dehydrogenase — protein: MANAARPFQVLVLNQISELGLQRLPAGRYQVGKSIDAPDAVLVRSADMHSMDIPASVQAIARAGAGTNNIPVKVLSARGVPVFNAPGANANAVKELVLAGMLLAARNLPGALRFVESLDPAAPGLDEQVENGKKPFAGFELAGQTLGVIGLGKIGCLVAHAAIQMGMNVLGHDPEITVDAAWSLPSQVRKAASVSEVLRNAQFVSLHVPLVDATRHMVNADNVRLMKPGAVLLNFSREGVVDDAAVLRALDSGHLGRYVCDFPSAAVLRHPKVIALPHLGASTREAEDNCAVMVAEQLRDYLENGNIVNAVNFPAVSMARESAYRVGIANANVPNMVGQISTAMAHAGLNIHNMVNKSRGEMAYTLVDVDSAVSDDVLETLRAIDGVLAVRYLPA
- the serC gene encoding 3-phosphoserine/phosphohydroxythreonine transaminase, with translation MPRVFNFSPGPATLPEAVLRQAAEEMLDWHGSGMSVMEMSHRGKEFIAIHAEAEAMLRELMGIPSNYKVLFMQGGAIGENAIVPLNLIGRTGTADYVVTGDWSKKSVKEAKNYGKVNTAATGEASKFTAIPKQSEWKLDPQAAYVHICSNETIGGVEYHWTPDTGSVPLVADMSSNILSRPIDVSRYGLIYAGAQKNMGPSGVTVVIVRDDLLGHALPITPSAFNYQLQAENDSMYNTPPTYAIYIAGLVYRHVKANGGLAAMEEHNRAKARILYDYLDASSFYRNPVAKEDRSLMNVPFKLKDDSLDEAFLKGAQARGMIQLKGHRSVGGMRASIYNAMPIEGVKALVAYMQEFEKQHG
- a CDS encoding helix-turn-helix domain-containing protein, whose amino-acid sequence is MSSATALARPAAPQPFGAHLRHWRQHRRLSQQGLAEEAEISTRHLSFVETGRALPSREMVMRLAERLNVPLRERNAMLVAAGYAPMYRERPLDDPALSPAREAVELILRAHEPNPALAVDRHWNLVAGNRMLPHVMAGADPQLLQGRVNVLRLSLHPGGLAPRIVNLGQWREHLFERLRQQVQATGDSTLAALLEELRAYPVPEGAHDTRLEGEHVGVALPLQMRTPDGSVLTFISTTTVFGTAVDVTVQELTLETFFPLDAATGEALRRIASA